TTGTTAAGAAGGTCAACATACTTTCTGGAAACGGTATAAAATTTAACGAATATTGTTTTGTCTAATTGTTGTAAAGTTAATTAGTTAGATATATTAACTAAATAATTGCTATTAAAAGTATACTTTTTTTGTTGAAATTGTGGTAAATTTTTAATATAATTTATTCAGTGAAATTAGCGTTATGTTTTGGGGGGTTTGTTTGGAATGTTGTCAAACCCGTTTTCCCCATTAAAAATATTCTATGGCTTTTATATAAGCTCAAGGAGTTTGGTTGTATGAAATACCTGCGATTTATCTCCATTATCCTCATCATTTTTTTTGTAAATAGTTTGTGGGCCGGCACAACAGGTAAGATTACAGGACAGGTTAAAGATGCCAGGTCGGGCGAGCCTCTGCCAGGTGTGAACGTAGTTGTTGAGGGAACGGCCCTTGGCGCATCTACCGATCTGGAAGGTTATTATGTGATAACCAATATCCCCCCCGGTATGTATTCTCTTACCTTTTCAATGGTTGGTTATGCCGCACATAAAGTGACTGGTGTGCGTGTAAATATTGATCAAACCACGGTGATTAACGCCAAGCTGCAAGAACAGGTTCTGGAAGGGGAAGAGATTGTGGTTGTAGCCACCCGTCCTGTGGTAGAAAAAGATGTGGCGGCCAGCAGAGCCAATATTTCCAGCGAGGAGATCAAGGCCATTCCTGTTGTGAATGTGAGCAGCGTTGTTGGATTGCAGGCAGGAATTGAAGGGTTGTCGATTCGTGGTGGCGGATTAAGCGAAGTGGCTTTTGTAATGGACGGCATCACCCTGCGAAATGAACGCGACAACTCTCCGTTTACCGGTATTAGTTTAACCGCTGTGGAAGAAATGCAGGTTCAGGCCGGCGGTTTTAGCGCAGAATATGGTAATATTCGTTCAGGTGTGGTAAACGTGGTGACCAAAGAGGGTAAAAAGGATCGTTACTCGGTGGCCTTTCTGGGACGTTATCGCGCGCCTGCGCCCAAGCATTTTGGGCATTCACCCAACTCACCCGAATCGTACTGGATTCGTCCTTACGTGGATGACGCCGTTTGCTGGACGGGCACCAGGAATGGTAACTGGGATTATTACACCCAGCGTCAGTACCCGGAATTTAAAGGCTGGAATCAAATCTCTTTCGAAACGTTGCAAAATGATGATCCCAATGATGATTTAACGCCGGAAGCCGCCCAGCAGGTTTTTCTGTTTCAACATCGGCGTCAGCTCGATATTCAGATTCCTGATTATGTAGGTGATTTTAGTTTTGGCGGCCCCGTCCCGGTTATCAGTAAAGATCTTGGTAACCTCCGTTTCTATAGTTCTTTTAGAAAAACGCAGGATGCCTATCTGATCCCTTTGCAGGACGACGCATACAGAACCTGGACTTTCCAAACCAAGGTGACCTCTGATGTAGGCAGCGGTAAAAAACTGATGTTTAGCGGCCTTTTAGGACGCGAAACAGGCGTCGACCGTTTTCGCGATGGCACGCCTGGTATGTTTACCGCTTCATGGCAAATCGGGCGGGAGTTAAGCAACGGACCCAAATACATCGACGCCCGTATGTTTGCCACCGATTACTGGGGACCGGCCAGAACAGACTATAAAAACCTGGGCGTTAAATGGACGCACGCCCTTGACGAAAAGACCTTTTATGAAGCCAGTTTCAGCATTTTTCGTTCCGAATATCATAAAGGTATAGGGCGATATCGTGATCGTACCAAAAAATATCTATTCGGAAATAACTACTATATCGACGAGGGACCATTTGGTTTTGAACCGATGTCTGTGGCCGGAATTAACGGAATGAGAATGGGCGCCGGTTTTAGCAACGCACGCGATAGCAGTAAAGTTACCACCTATTCGCTTAATCTTGATTATACCAAACAGATCAACCGTTTCAATAATATTAAGGTCGGCGGCGAGTTTGTTTTGACGCATAGTCAGGTCAATTATGGGCGCTACGACGAATTTTTACCGTCGGCAAACACTCAGACCAAATGGGATCGTAAGCCGGTACGGGGCGCACTTTATATTCAGGATAAGCTGGAGTTCGAGGGCATGATTGCCACCATAGGCGTGCGTATGGATTATTTTCATGCCGGCGGCGAGTGGTATGATCTGGAATCCAATCCTTACAACCCTGCAATTAATTTGCTGGTTGATGAAAATGTTTCGGGGCTTGACAGCCTGTTGCCCTCAAAGCCAACCAAGCACTTGTTTACTTTCAGCCCGCGTCTGGCTATTGCCTTTCCAGTAACGGAAAACAGTAAGCTCTATTTTAACTACGGCCATTTTCGTCAGTTGCCGCAACCGGAAGATTTGTTTGTTTTAAGAGAGAATAGCTTTTTAAACCAGATTACGCGGGTGGGTAACCCCAATAGCGAGTTGCAAAAAACCGTGGCCTACGAATTGGGCTATGAACATAATATTTTGAATCAGTTTTTAGTCCGTGCCGCAGGTTATTACAAAGACATCACTTTGCAACCTACATTGGTACTGTATGAAAACCTGGACGGTTCGGTCAGCTATTATCGCCAGGAGCCGAACAATTACGAAGATATCCGAGGCTTTGAAATCACCATCAATAAAAATCGCGGTCGATGGGTAAGAGGTTTTGTAAACTACACCTATATGGTTAGCACCTATGGTTATTTTGGTTATGGCCGTTATTACGAAAACCCGGCGCAGCAAAGACAGTATGAAGTAACCACCTCGTTCTACTACCAAACCAAGCCAAAGCCGCGGCCTTATGCCAGAGCAAATCTCGACTTTTTTACGCCGCAGGAGTTCGGACCGAAAATTGTTGGCTTTCAACCGTTGTCCGATATTAATATCAACATTCTGGCTAACTGGAAAGCCGGTCGTTACGAAACATGGGCTGGCGGTGGAAATATTCCGGGACTTTTTGCCAATGTGCAATGGGTAGATTACCTGAATTTTGATCTTCGTATCAGAAAAAATTTCAGGATTAAAAACTTTGGCAACCTGGAATTTTTTGTTGATATCTCCAACGTATTCAACTACAAATATATGACGGATTACGGATTTGTCGATGGCCAGGACAAACGCGATTACATGAAATCATTACACCTTCCCGCATCCACGGAAGGCGTGGATCAATTCGGCTACTACAATATTCCTGGAAATGATAAACCTGGCGTTTATCGCCGGCCTGGAATTAAATTCGTACCCATTGAAGTTTATGACTCCATGGACTTTTTGCCGCAGGAGGGTAATCCAAATTATCTTTACTACACCAAAGATGGCGGACAATACTATAAATATGATGCGGAACAGGGCGCCTATGTCCAGGATAAAAAATACACGGATTGGGTGCTGAATAATAAAGCGTATATCGATATGCCAAACCAACAGTACTTAACATTTTTGAATCCAAGAGATGTGTTTTTTGGAATTCGATTTTCATTTGAGTTATAAAAAAAGAGGAAGCAAAATTGATGAATCGGGTAAGTTTTTTCACTAAAATAATTGTATTAATGATCGTTTTTACAATGGTATTAGCTTGCCAGGAGAACGATCTGTTAAGCCCTGATGAACAACAGACCTCGTTAAAAATGAATTTATATGGACTTCAGCCACCGGCGCCAAATGCGCGTTACGTTTTATGGGCTGTTTACGATAGCGCTAAAATTGAACTCTACGCGCAAATTGATTCTTTTAAGATCAATGATGCCGGGCAGTTGCTGGATATGGATTATAACTTGAATCTGGGCGTTCTGCAAAAAATGCATACGTTGTTGGTCACCATGGAAACGGAAGATTCTTTGACTCATCCTGGCAGCTACTCCGTATTGGCCGCCAAAATTAAGGCAAACCAGGCCGCTTTTTCCATAGGAGACGATTATATCCTGAAATTTGATGTGGCGGCGGCCACAGATACCTTTCAGGTGGTGAAGGCTGAAAATTCAGACAAAATTGTTGGCATCTGGTTTGTAAAAGGCGATTCTATATATGAGCCAGGGATTGAATTACCTGAGGCCGTTGGTTTGTGGAAATATACCTCGTATATCGTTAAGGATGGTAAACGATACGATATGGGGTCTTTTACATCGCCCGATAAGCCGGACGATTCGAACGTTTATGGAGAGGCAAGTTTTCCATATCCTGGAGAAAACTTCTTAAAAGATCCGGAGACAGGTGAAGACCTGGATATTGATCTAAGAGGCGCTGAGGTTTATGTGGAAATTTTACCCCCGGCGATCAGATATGACGCAGACGGCGATGGTGAAAGAGAATCCTATCCTCCGTTCCAGTTAATTATGTTTAAGGGACAAATTCCACAGGATGCCCAACCCGGCGTAGAGTATGCGCTGGAGAACAACAGCGCAACTTTCCCTGGCGGGTCGGTGGAAATAAACATCAACTTGTTCAAATAAATGCGACATGGGGAATCTTATGAATCGTAATTTGATTAAATGGCAATTGTTAATAACCATATTGCTTGGCGTCTTAATCTTGCCGCAAACCTTAATGGCTCAAAAATATAAATGGCTGGCCGCCGGTTCCTTTCATAACTGGTTCTCAGAGATGGGATGCGAAATTGAGGTGGGGCGTTCTTCTTCCGCCAATCAGCAGGACGGCGCGCAATGGCCTGCTATTTTACCTTACCAGGACATTCAGGCTGCCAAGGGGTTCTGGATCGGTTGTAGAAATTTTACCGATGAGCGCGGCGATTTTTATGAGTATAAACTGGTGACGGTTGGGCCAAGGTCAAAAGGTTTTGGAGAGTTTTATCCGCAAAAGCTGGAACTGGTTTCTCGCTTTTCAAAGCCCACCGTGTTTGTGGATGGGATTTTGACCTACGAAAAAAATATCGAAATTGACCGCATCGACGAAACTATCGCTCCTGATATGATGGTTGTTAATGTGACCAACACCCTGCTGGGGCTGACCATGGAGCGTAAGATCATGCAGTTTTCCACGCCAGGCCATGATAATTACATGATTATGGAATACACTTTTACCAATACAGGTAACATCGATAATGACGATGAAATTGAGCTGCCGAACAACACTCTGGAAGATGTCTGGTTTTTCTATCAATACCGATGGGCGCCCTGCTTTCAGACGCGTTACATTATCGGCAACGGAACCGGTTGGGGCATGAACACCATGCACGACTGGGTAGGCGACGGGCTGGATGATGTATATGGCGTTCCTCAGGAATACAGGGAGTACAATGGTAAAAAGCTACGTGCTGTGTGGGCATGGCATGGATATTTTCCGGATAAAGTGGTAAGTTATGACAATATTGGCGGACCGATCTGGCGTCCTTTTGCGCCCTATGTGGCCGATTATGATACCATTGGTCGGCTGGGAGCTACGCAATTTATTGGCGCGTTAACCTTACATGCAGACAAATCGACTACCGATAAATCGGACGATCCGGAGCAGCCGAGGACCACCGGCTGGTATGGTTCGGACCTGCCCGAAACGGGCCCCAACAGCGATCCGTACAATGTTCAGGAAATGCAAAAGCGTTACAACTGGGCGCAATATGGACATATGAATCCGCGCCATGCCTGGGCCGTTGTGCCAAGTGGAAAGTTTGAAACGCAAAAAACAGGCGCCAATATCGATGTAGGCGCGCCCAGATCAGGAAAACCCGGCGGTTTTTCGGCTGGCGCCGGATATGGGCCTTATACCATCGGGCCGGGAGAAAGCATTCGTATTGTGATTGTTGAGGCCGTTAATGGATTAAGCACCAGGAAGGCCATCGAAATCGGCCAGCTGCATAAACGAGGCTTTATCGATGATGTAACCAAAAACAGATGGGTTTTATCGGGTAAGGACTCTTTATTTAAAACATTTCGAAACGCCATTGATAATTATCTCTCTGGTTATCAGATTGAACGTCCGCCCAAGCCACCCAAAGTGTTCAATGTGGTTGGCGGCGGCGATCGCATCAAATTAAACTGGGAAGTGTTTGACGAAGAAAACTTGAAAGGCTTTCGTATCTACCGTATGCGCGGACAATACAACAACCCCTTGCAAGAGCCTGTATTGATCGCAGAACTGGATAACACGGCGCGAAGCTTTGACGATTTGACTCCCGTACGCGGAGTGGCCTATTATTATTACATTCAATCGGTTGGCCTGAACGGTCTTGCCAGTAGCCGTTACTGGACGCAAACCTACGATCCGGCCTTTTTGAAACGACCGCAGGGCACGCGTCTGGATCAGATCAGGGTGGCGCCCAACCCATACATCATCTCCGCGGAAGAGGGCCGTTTACGCTTCCCGGGCAGCGGCACCAGAGAAACAGATAAGCTGGCATTCTTTAATATTCCCGGCCAGTGTACCATCAAAATTTACACTGAAACCGGTGAATTAATAAAGACCATTGAACACAACGACGGCAGCGGAGACGAATTCTGGTACGCCACGACCTCTTCCAATCAGGTTGTGGTGAGCGGCGTATATATTGCCGTCATCGAAGTAACACAAGATATTTATGATAATCAGACCGGAGAGCTCCTTTTCAAAAAAGGGGACAAAAAGACGTTAAAATTTGTAGTAATTCGTTAATTTAAAGAATGGGTAGCATAATGAGAACGATCCTGAAAATAGTATTGATCGCTTCTTTTCTTACAATACTTTTTGAAAATCCGCTGAATGCCGGCAATCGTAAACTGGCTCAGTCGGGATTCAAATTCCTGAGCGTGTCGGTTGATGCGCGTTCCAGCGCTTTGAGCGGCGCGTTAACCTCGCTGGAAAGCAGATCAACCGCTTTATTTTACAATCCTGCTTCCATGTCGCGCATGGACTATATGTTTGATTTTTCTCTAGGGCAGGTAAACTGGATCGCAGATATTCGCTATCTTTATGGCGCAGCTGCCTATCGCCCTATGAACGGCACTTTCGGTGTGTTTGGCGTTAGCTTTGTTTCTGTCGATTACGGAGCCATGCGAAGCACTATATTGGCCAACAATGAACAGGGATTTCTGGATATCGGCGAATTTTCACCGTTTGCCTACGCGCTTGGGTTTGGCTACGCTAAGTCTTTAACCAATAAGTTTTCGGTTGGCGGGCAAATTAAATATGCCTTCCAGGACCTGGGCGGCGGTGTGGTTGGCTTTGGGGCGGATGAATCGCCGCAGACAAAAAAATTTAATGTGGGCGTTCTGGCTTTCGATTTTGGCATTCTTTATAAAACTGGATATAAAAGTCTGATGTTTGGAATGAATATCCGAAATTTTTCGCAGGAAATCGAATACCTTGAAGAATCCTTTCAATTGCCTCTGAATTTTGAAATGGGCATTTCTATGAATGTGCTCGATTTTACAGAGATGGATACTGAAAATCACAAACTGCTGGTTTCGATTGACGCCACCCATCCCAGAGACTATCCCGAACAATTAGACATGGGAGTTGAGTATGTTTTTCAGAAAACCCTTGCTTTGCGGATGGGCTACACCACGCCCACGGATGAACAGGGCGTTAGTTTTGGCGTTGGTTTCTCGCCGACGGTCTCCGGGATGAATATGGTTCTCGATTACGCTTATACACCGTTTGGAATTTTTAACGACGTGCATCGTTTTTCATTCAATGTTTCTTTTTAAAAAATATAATGAAGAAGAGCTATGGTAAAATTTAAAAAAACAATCGTTGGCATTTTGTTAAGCAGCGCTCTGGCATTCGCTGGCACCACGGGTAAAATCAGCGGGCTGGTTACCGATGCAGATACCGGAGAACCTCTGCCGGGCGCTAATATTTACGTACAGGTGGGCGGCCAAACAATGGGCGCGGCCAGCGACGTAGATGGCTATTTTGTTATCTTAAACATTCCCCCTGGTTCCTACACGGTTAAAGCAGCCTATGTGGGATATAGCCCTGTCGAAATTAACAACGTGGTGGTACGAATCGACTTAACCACGACGTTGAACATTAAAATGAAACAACAGTTGCTGGAAGCTGAAACCGTGGTCGTAGAAGCCAGAAGACCGATTGTGGTAAAAGATATCTCTAATAGCCAGCTAAACCTGGAAGCCAAAGCGATTGAAAATATGCCCATTACCAGCATTAACCAGGCGTTGGTGTTACAGGCCGGCATAGAGTCAAGCGCAGACGGCATTATTATCAGAGGTAGCAGCCCCCGCCAGGTATTGTACATGGTTGATGGCCTTTCGATGAATGACGAACGTTCCAACACTCCATATTCGTTTAACAGTATTACGGCTATCGAAGAAATTCAGGTGCAAACAGGCGGCTTTAATGCAGAATATGGCGATCTGCGAGCAGGTCTGGTAAATGTGGTTACCAAAGAAGGCAGCACAGATCGCTACACTTTAAGTATTTTTAGCAATGTGCGCGATATCGCTTTTTTAGGACAGGCGAAAAAACATTTTGGCCCGTCTCTTTACAGCAGAGACTCTTATTTTAACAGACCGTATTTTGATCCGGACGTTATGTGGACCGGCACAAACAACGGCGCCTGGGATGATTATACCCAGAGACAGTATCCTAAATTTCAAGGATGGAATGCCATCTCATACGCTACGTTGCAGGACAATGATCCGTCTAACGACTTAACCCCCGAGGGCGCTAAAAGATTGTTTGAATGGCAACGACGACGTCAGGGCGAAATACACGAGCCCGATTATGTAATAGATATGTCCTTCAATGGGCCAGACCCGATTATGAGGCTGATCCCTGAATGGAAAAATAAATATAATCCCAGATTCCATTTGAGCTTTTATAAAACCAAAGAGATGTTTGTATTTCCTCTTTCACGGAGTGGCTATAATGAACATCAGACGCAATTGAAATACACCTTTAACCCAACCAGCAGTATGAAGGTGATTTTAACCGGTATGTATGGCGAAATTTTTTCGGTTTCGCCTTATCAATGGACTACCACGCCTACAGGCAGATTGTTACGTTCGCAATCAGAAGTGGCAAATCTGTTAAGCAGCACCACAGGCGCCAGCATTTTGTACATGCCCGGCTATTACAGCCCGGGAGACATTTACCGCACCCTGGTTGGCGCAAAAATAAGCCATGCGCTTTCTTCGCGTACCTATTATGACGCCAGCTTCCAGTACAAAGTCAGCCGTTATAAAACGTTTCAGATGGCCGAGCGCGATACCAGCAAAAAATATGAGCCGGTACCGGGTTATTTTACCGATGAAGCGCCTTATGGTTACTGGGGATATGCCGTGGCGGGCATTGATGGCACCAGCATGGGAGGCTGGATGAATCTGGGACGCGACCGGAGCGTTATTTCTACCTATTCATTCGATTTTAATCTTACCAGCCAGGTGAACAGTAAAAATCAAATAAAAACCGGTTTGCGTTTTGTTTATAATATTTACGACATTAATTCCGGCACATACAGTCCAAGCATGAGCACCTGGACGCGTAGTATGGTTTACAAAGTAAAGCCGTACCGCATTGGTTTTTATGTGCAGGATAAACTGGAATACGAAGGGTTTATCGCCAATATCGGCGTTCGCCTGGATTATTCTGATCCGGACGTAGAATGGTATGACCTGTCCCCGTATGATCCTTATTTAAAAGCCGGATATGGAAACTTGATAGAAGAAGAGGCCCCCAGAACAAAAGCAAAGCCACAATTTGCGGTCAGTCCCCGGTTGGGCGTATCGCATCCTATTTCAGAAAATGCTAAACTTTATTTTAACTATGGACATTTCAGAACAGAACCAGCCTCTTCTTATCGTTTTAGATTGCAAAGAGAGTCCAATGGCCTGGTAACCTATCTGGGCAATCCTGAGTTACGATACGAAAAGACCGTCGCATACGAATTGGGCTATGAACATAACTTATTCGATATGTTTTTGTTGAAAATAGCAGGGTATTACAAAGACATTAGTAACCAGCCCAGTTGGGTTTACTATCGCAATATTAACGGTTCGGTCAGTTATTATAAAATGTCCGATTTAAATTACGAAGACATCCGCGGAATTGAGTTTACCCTGACCAAACGCTACGGTCGATGGGTTACCGGTTTTGTGAACTATACTTATGACGTGCAAACCTCTGGCTATTTTGGATATTTAAGATATTACGAAGATCCTAATGAACAAAGGCAATATCTACGAGAAAATCCGTACCAATCTAAGCCAAGACCTCAGCCTTACGCGCGAGTCAATTTGAGCTTTCGGACGCCGTCGGATTTTGGACCCCAATTTGGCCCTATCGGATTGCTTTCCGATTTTGATTTGAACCTTCTGGCCGTTTATCGAGAAGGGAGCTATTACACCTTTAATCCTTTTAATAAGCCGGGCGTTTTGTACAATACACAGTGGCGCGACTATTACAACGTGGACTTGCGTTTCTCTAAAAAGTTCAGCATTAAAACCGCCAACCATAATTTTGACATTCAATTTTTTATGGATATTCGCAATCTATTCAACTTTAAATACATGAGCTATGCTGGTTTTTCTGATAATCATGACTTCATCGATTATATGAATTCATTACGTTTTTCATGGGAAACCGGCGATGAAAAAGGTAATGACCGTATTGGCGACTATCGTCCGGTTGGCGTGGCCTACGATCCACTTGAACCCAATCCGAACAACGATCCTGAAATTGCAGCGCGGAATAAAAAGAGAATAGAAAGTAAGTCATATATCGATATGCCAAACATTAAGGCTCTAACCTTTTTAAATCCAAGAGATATTTTTTGGGGTATTAGATTGAACTTTAACCTGGGAATTGTAAAATAAAATGAAAAAGCAAGGTATGTTTAAACAATCGATTATCGCTATCATCGCCATTCTGGCTTTAGGATTGAATCTGGTGAATGCTCAGGTTCAATCGACTGAAAAGAGATATATTCGTATCGGATCTTTGCAAAGCCATTTTTCTGCTTATGGTTCCGAACGCGCCTGGAATAATCGCTATTACGAAGGCCTGCGTTGGCCGGCTGAATACCCCATGCAGGATAATTCTGTAATTAAACGCTTCTGGATCGGTTGTGAAGATTTTAAGGATGAGCTGGGAAGTTCCTATGAAAAATATGTTATCTATTTTGCGGCAAGCTTTGTTGACGAAGCGCTCTTTCCTATGGAATTGAAGCAAATCGCAAAGTTTGAACCGCCTTATGTTTACGTGGATGGTAACAATATTACAGCGCCCTATATGGATGATATCGACGAAATCAACCCCAATATCGTTCCTGATCGAATTATTAAGAATGTGGTTAATACAAGCATGGGGCTGACGCTAAAACGGACAATTTACGCCTTTAGTCAGCAATATCATGACAACTACTACATTAAAATTTTTACCTTTGTGAATACAGGAAACACAGACTACGATGATGAAATTGAGCTGCCCAATCAAACGTTAAAAGGCGTGCGTATTGCCTGGGGCACGCGTTACAGTGTGTGCCGCGAAGGCGCAACCGTAATTGGCGGTCCGCAACAGTGGGGTAAATTTAGCTGGACGACGCGTCGCGGCGAAGACTATGCGGCTCATGCCACGGAACAGATCACCTTAAATAATCCGATTGTCGACTGGTTGCGTTGCGGTTTCCAGTGGGCGGGACAGGGCGACGTCAATACGGTGATCGATAATATCGGCGCGCCGGATTATACCGGGACAGGAAGGTTAAAAGCTCCGCATCATGCCGGTGTGGCTATTTTACATGTGGATAAAAGCCCTGACGATCACAGTGACGACCCCAATCAACCAGTAGTGCTGGGATGGCATGCCGGCGATAAACGACCGGATATTCAGGGAATTTCCAAGCCCAATGAACCGCAGATGATTCAAACCTACAACACCCTTTTGAGCGGCTCTCCATATATGGGTCTGGGAGGAAATGAACGTTTCGATGAAAAATATATGGAGTCCAATCCCGTCCCATATACCGTGCATAATGACGCCGGCGGTACCAACATTTGGGTGGCTTATGGTCCATGGGATCTGGCGCCAGGCGATAGCATCACCATTGTAGAAGTGGAAGGCGTTAGCGGTTTAAGCAGGACGATGGCCGAATTGATTGGCAAACGCTGGAAAAAGGCGTATGATGATCCCAATGACAACGGGCCATTTGAATTACCCAATGGAACGACAACCGATGACAAAGACGTTTTTAAAAATGAATGGGTTTATACCGGAAAAGATTCAATATTGTTGACTTTCAGTCGCGCTAAACGTAATTACGACATGGGATTCCAGATACCCCAACCGCCATTGCCGCCGCCTGTTTTTCAGGTTGAATCGGGAGGCGATTTAATCAAGTTAAGTTGGGCGGCCAGTCCGTCGGAGGGCGATCCTGATTTTGGCGGTTATCGCATTTATCGCGCCGTGGGCAAGCCAGACACTGTTTTTAATGAAATATTTGCCTGCGGTAAAGGGACTGATAATCCAGAAATCGTGCATAGTTATAATGATGTAAACGCGGTGCGAGGTTATTCGTATTATTACTACATTGTGGCCTTTAACGACGGCTCTAACAACCAGACGGATGCCAATCCACACGGAAGTTTACACAGCAGCAAATACTACACGCGCACCACCGAACCGGCCTATTTAAAACGAAAATCTGGCACTGCGCTCAACCAGATCCGTATTGTGCCCAATCCTTACTACATAAAGGCCAGCGCCAGGGAGATGCAGTTTCCAAAAGAATATGATAAGATCATGTTTTACAACATTCCGGGCAAGTGTAAAATCAGTATTTATACGGAACGCGGCGATTTGATAGCCACCATCGATCATAACGACGGCAGCGGCGATGAGGCCTGGAACTCGATTACCGATTATCGCCAGGTGATTGTAAGTGGCATTTATCTGGTACATTTTGAAGTGACCGAAAATATTTACGATCCTGAAACGTCTGAATTGTTATTTAAAAAAGGTGATTCCATCACCAAAAAATTGATAGTCATTCGGTAAGGGTGTGAGGATAAAATGAATTTAAAGAAAATAACCTTCTTAATTTTACTTGTTTCTTTAATTCATCCGCTCTGGGCGCAGAAAAAATTAGCCCAGACCGGCTTTCAGTTTTTAAGCGTAGTTCCGGAGGCCAGGTCTGCAGCGCTGGCCAATGCCATGACCACAGTATCCAATAATTCATCGGCATTATGGGATAATCCGGCTATGTTGGCTGAAATGTCAGAAAGTTTTGATCTTATGATTACGCAGAATAAATGGATTGCGGATATTAAACACAATGCTCTGAGCATGGCATTCAAACCTTCTACAGGTCAGTATGGCGTTATTGGGATTAGCCTTTTAATAGTTGACTATGGCGATGTTGAGGGCACCATTGTCGCCAATAATGAACAGGGATTTCTCGAAACCGGAATGATCAAGCCCAGCGCATATTCTTTCGGGATTGGTTATGCCAAAGCCCTGACCAATAAATTTAGCGTTGGCGCGCAGATCAAA
This sequence is a window from Caldithrix abyssi DSM 13497. Protein-coding genes within it:
- a CDS encoding TonB-dependent receptor, translated to MKYLRFISIILIIFFVNSLWAGTTGKITGQVKDARSGEPLPGVNVVVEGTALGASTDLEGYYVITNIPPGMYSLTFSMVGYAAHKVTGVRVNIDQTTVINAKLQEQVLEGEEIVVVATRPVVEKDVAASRANISSEEIKAIPVVNVSSVVGLQAGIEGLSIRGGGLSEVAFVMDGITLRNERDNSPFTGISLTAVEEMQVQAGGFSAEYGNIRSGVVNVVTKEGKKDRYSVAFLGRYRAPAPKHFGHSPNSPESYWIRPYVDDAVCWTGTRNGNWDYYTQRQYPEFKGWNQISFETLQNDDPNDDLTPEAAQQVFLFQHRRQLDIQIPDYVGDFSFGGPVPVISKDLGNLRFYSSFRKTQDAYLIPLQDDAYRTWTFQTKVTSDVGSGKKLMFSGLLGRETGVDRFRDGTPGMFTASWQIGRELSNGPKYIDARMFATDYWGPARTDYKNLGVKWTHALDEKTFYEASFSIFRSEYHKGIGRYRDRTKKYLFGNNYYIDEGPFGFEPMSVAGINGMRMGAGFSNARDSSKVTTYSLNLDYTKQINRFNNIKVGGEFVLTHSQVNYGRYDEFLPSANTQTKWDRKPVRGALYIQDKLEFEGMIATIGVRMDYFHAGGEWYDLESNPYNPAINLLVDENVSGLDSLLPSKPTKHLFTFSPRLAIAFPVTENSKLYFNYGHFRQLPQPEDLFVLRENSFLNQITRVGNPNSELQKTVAYELGYEHNILNQFLVRAAGYYKDITLQPTLVLYENLDGSVSYYRQEPNNYEDIRGFEITINKNRGRWVRGFVNYTYMVSTYGYFGYGRYYENPAQQRQYEVTTSFYYQTKPKPRPYARANLDFFTPQEFGPKIVGFQPLSDININILANWKAGRYETWAGGGNIPGLFANVQWVDYLNFDLRIRKNFRIKNFGNLEFFVDISNVFNYKYMTDYGFVDGQDKRDYMKSLHLPASTEGVDQFGYYNIPGNDKPGVYRRPGIKFVPIEVYDSMDFLPQEGNPNYLYYTKDGGQYYKYDAEQGAYVQDKKYTDWVLNNKAYIDMPNQQYLTFLNPRDVFFGIRFSFEL
- a CDS encoding PorV/PorQ family protein is translated as MRTILKIVLIASFLTILFENPLNAGNRKLAQSGFKFLSVSVDARSSALSGALTSLESRSTALFYNPASMSRMDYMFDFSLGQVNWIADIRYLYGAAAYRPMNGTFGVFGVSFVSVDYGAMRSTILANNEQGFLDIGEFSPFAYALGFGYAKSLTNKFSVGGQIKYAFQDLGGGVVGFGADESPQTKKFNVGVLAFDFGILYKTGYKSLMFGMNIRNFSQEIEYLEESFQLPLNFEMGISMNVLDFTEMDTENHKLLVSIDATHPRDYPEQLDMGVEYVFQKTLALRMGYTTPTDEQGVSFGVGFSPTVSGMNMVLDYAYTPFGIFNDVHRFSFNVSF
- a CDS encoding TonB-dependent receptor, translated to MVKFKKTIVGILLSSALAFAGTTGKISGLVTDADTGEPLPGANIYVQVGGQTMGAASDVDGYFVILNIPPGSYTVKAAYVGYSPVEINNVVVRIDLTTTLNIKMKQQLLEAETVVVEARRPIVVKDISNSQLNLEAKAIENMPITSINQALVLQAGIESSADGIIIRGSSPRQVLYMVDGLSMNDERSNTPYSFNSITAIEEIQVQTGGFNAEYGDLRAGLVNVVTKEGSTDRYTLSIFSNVRDIAFLGQAKKHFGPSLYSRDSYFNRPYFDPDVMWTGTNNGAWDDYTQRQYPKFQGWNAISYATLQDNDPSNDLTPEGAKRLFEWQRRRQGEIHEPDYVIDMSFNGPDPIMRLIPEWKNKYNPRFHLSFYKTKEMFVFPLSRSGYNEHQTQLKYTFNPTSSMKVILTGMYGEIFSVSPYQWTTTPTGRLLRSQSEVANLLSSTTGASILYMPGYYSPGDIYRTLVGAKISHALSSRTYYDASFQYKVSRYKTFQMAERDTSKKYEPVPGYFTDEAPYGYWGYAVAGIDGTSMGGWMNLGRDRSVISTYSFDFNLTSQVNSKNQIKTGLRFVYNIYDINSGTYSPSMSTWTRSMVYKVKPYRIGFYVQDKLEYEGFIANIGVRLDYSDPDVEWYDLSPYDPYLKAGYGNLIEEEAPRTKAKPQFAVSPRLGVSHPISENAKLYFNYGHFRTEPASSYRFRLQRESNGLVTYLGNPELRYEKTVAYELGYEHNLFDMFLLKIAGYYKDISNQPSWVYYRNINGSVSYYKMSDLNYEDIRGIEFTLTKRYGRWVTGFVNYTYDVQTSGYFGYLRYYEDPNEQRQYLRENPYQSKPRPQPYARVNLSFRTPSDFGPQFGPIGLLSDFDLNLLAVYREGSYYTFNPFNKPGVLYNTQWRDYYNVDLRFSKKFSIKTANHNFDIQFFMDIRNLFNFKYMSYAGFSDNHDFIDYMNSLRFSWETGDEKGNDRIGDYRPVGVAYDPLEPNPNNDPEIAARNKKRIESKSYIDMPNIKALTFLNPRDIFWGIRLNFNLGIVK